A genome region from Natronobeatus ordinarius includes the following:
- a CDS encoding UvrD-helicase domain-containing protein has protein sequence MADDGDRDPIEPRGNQPAALESRAACISVDAGAGTGKTTTMILRIERAIERGDVDPEDVLVLTFANEAASNVREAIADRLGPDEAAEIDVHTYHSFCHRLVREYAYYLGRSPEFDVVTERARRRLVRRLLEENDYGFASTQGDGTAADLAADVDRFVATMSRTDVDPETLDDRLPDARTLELLGGLVLRLRRRADEQLSFDNEALRYFNRPEHLKSARESLVEYGKLLTYCREKVAEAPDEFHDDPVVRDVSSYFRTLQRCVTNVHEALSLEEPTTKHLPRALFCNEIRGGATGRIEQTPVGRLDHSLEFLRLARHYTDVYADYRAMLERDRTVDFDELVRTATRLLEDDRVADELTGRWEQVYCDEFQDTDPTQFSLVTRLTAGPDRPDLFAIGDTDQAIYGWRGTDHEGLERLARYDDHESVALELNFRSRQEILDLTNHCAYAGQSSKTLREFDRSPNVSDGDETPLRVGKVETDEVGFSTAEAVATTVSRLVNGELEGVPARSLSDLAVIVRTNRHAAAVAAELERAQIPYERSGSTHGELSPGIQTVLSYLRVLVDPEADVHLRRVLVYRYRLSESDLERLHVRDRSLYGVLVAADANDFDDPDRLERARTHLETLTSVYNGLPLSVFVRRFLEVTRLEWFLTGEERSTLERVERFADSYDANSVLTALTTEFVDALEHALAGSSTTDGRGTQSTGRVDVMTVHQAKGLQFDTVLVPYLSDEEWCVETDYVERVRYRLLAATIDDEVDSPLLADLAAETVAEEWRVLHVALTRAENHLLLFGSAYDYDGADGELSTSTAEACLASEIDWCVAGRRMDLWETLTDAFDRVQDDYPDAVADCTEEIARSASRTPGTITYYGGYEDRSLEPLETRAAIETVHRLGRQLRRRTLLPAADAADHADEGIHTPAGRSPSALSSDTVRFPVETLSAVTPLPVAVRHSYTAMRTHEECARKHYLDHAVGAVDDPITNGGDPGARIVGTIFHDVAEEAFYREYRTRAAWREAATRHLTARGHTAYREPVLDCVGRYFEACAPGIDAPVHEWEPLAAELPFVLDSLEGVDGEVVGSIDSIRRTPRGELVVLDYKTTANRIDPADATQLLLYVEAAARRFDEPISSAGYVYVGDAGPRVELLSREALPSWGSARETLLAVDDPSFEDVTPGDHCRYCPHRSLGCAPGPAAVEGATLDDD, from the coding sequence ATGGCTGACGACGGGGACCGAGACCCGATCGAGCCGCGAGGAAACCAGCCGGCCGCCCTCGAGAGCCGGGCCGCCTGCATCTCCGTCGACGCCGGGGCGGGGACGGGAAAGACGACGACGATGATCCTGCGGATCGAGCGCGCCATCGAGCGCGGCGACGTCGACCCCGAGGACGTGCTCGTGTTGACGTTCGCGAACGAGGCGGCGTCAAACGTCCGCGAGGCGATCGCCGACCGCCTCGGACCCGACGAGGCTGCCGAGATCGACGTCCACACCTACCACTCCTTCTGTCACCGGCTCGTCCGCGAGTACGCCTACTATCTCGGCCGCTCCCCCGAGTTCGACGTCGTCACCGAACGGGCCCGCCGACGGCTCGTCCGCCGACTGCTCGAGGAGAACGACTACGGCTTCGCCTCGACACAGGGCGACGGCACCGCGGCCGACCTCGCCGCCGACGTCGACCGATTCGTCGCCACGATGAGTCGAACGGACGTCGACCCCGAGACGCTCGACGACCGGCTCCCCGACGCGCGAACGCTCGAACTCCTCGGTGGGCTCGTCCTCCGGCTCAGGCGGCGGGCGGACGAGCAGCTGTCGTTCGACAACGAGGCCCTCCGATACTTCAACCGGCCCGAACACCTCAAGTCGGCCCGCGAGTCGCTCGTCGAGTACGGAAAACTGCTCACCTACTGCCGAGAGAAAGTCGCCGAGGCACCCGACGAGTTCCACGACGACCCCGTCGTCCGGGACGTCTCGAGCTACTTCCGGACGCTGCAACGGTGTGTGACGAACGTCCACGAGGCGCTCTCGCTCGAGGAACCGACGACGAAACACCTCCCACGGGCGCTCTTTTGCAACGAGATCCGGGGCGGCGCGACCGGACGGATCGAGCAGACGCCCGTTGGCCGGCTCGATCACTCCCTCGAGTTTCTCCGGCTGGCGCGCCACTACACCGACGTCTACGCCGACTACCGGGCGATGCTCGAGCGCGACCGGACCGTCGACTTCGACGAACTCGTGCGGACGGCGACCCGGTTGCTCGAGGACGACCGCGTCGCCGACGAACTCACGGGCCGCTGGGAGCAGGTCTACTGCGACGAGTTCCAGGACACCGATCCGACGCAGTTTTCCCTCGTGACGCGCCTGACCGCGGGCCCGGACCGCCCGGACCTGTTCGCGATCGGCGACACCGACCAGGCGATCTACGGCTGGCGTGGCACCGACCACGAGGGACTCGAGCGCCTCGCCAGATACGATGACCACGAATCGGTCGCGCTCGAGCTGAACTTCCGATCCCGCCAGGAGATCCTCGATCTCACCAATCACTGTGCGTACGCCGGCCAGTCGTCGAAGACGCTCCGAGAGTTCGACCGATCCCCGAACGTGTCCGATGGGGACGAGACACCGCTGCGTGTCGGGAAGGTAGAGACCGACGAGGTCGGCTTCTCGACTGCCGAAGCGGTCGCAACGACCGTCTCGCGGCTCGTCAACGGCGAACTCGAGGGAGTCCCCGCCAGGTCGCTCTCCGATCTGGCGGTGATCGTCCGCACGAATCGCCACGCAGCGGCGGTCGCCGCCGAGCTCGAGCGCGCGCAGATCCCCTACGAACGCTCCGGGTCGACCCACGGCGAGCTCTCGCCGGGGATCCAGACGGTACTCTCGTATCTGCGAGTGCTGGTCGATCCGGAGGCCGACGTCCACCTCAGACGAGTGCTCGTCTACCGGTACCGACTGTCGGAATCGGACCTCGAACGTCTCCACGTTCGGGATCGATCGCTGTACGGCGTGCTGGTCGCCGCCGACGCGAACGACTTCGACGACCCCGACCGGCTCGAACGAGCTCGAACCCACCTCGAGACGCTCACGTCGGTGTACAATGGGCTCCCGCTCTCGGTGTTCGTCCGTCGATTCCTCGAGGTCACGCGCCTCGAGTGGTTCCTGACGGGCGAGGAGCGCTCGACGCTCGAACGGGTCGAACGATTCGCTGACTCCTACGACGCCAATTCGGTCCTGACGGCACTCACCACCGAGTTCGTCGACGCGCTCGAGCACGCACTCGCGGGCAGTTCGACCACGGACGGACGCGGGACGCAGTCGACCGGTCGCGTCGACGTGATGACGGTCCATCAGGCGAAGGGGCTGCAGTTCGACACGGTGCTCGTCCCGTACCTCTCCGACGAGGAGTGGTGTGTCGAAACCGATTACGTCGAGCGCGTTCGGTACCGACTGCTCGCGGCGACGATCGACGACGAGGTCGACTCGCCGCTGCTCGCCGACCTCGCTGCAGAGACCGTCGCCGAGGAGTGGCGGGTGTTACACGTCGCACTCACCCGCGCCGAGAACCACCTCCTCCTGTTCGGGTCGGCGTACGACTACGACGGTGCCGACGGAGAATTGTCGACGTCGACCGCTGAGGCGTGCCTGGCGTCGGAGATCGACTGGTGCGTCGCTGGCCGACGGATGGATCTCTGGGAGACGCTCACCGACGCGTTCGACCGCGTTCAAGACGACTACCCCGACGCCGTCGCCGACTGTACCGAGGAGATTGCACGCTCTGCGAGCCGGACCCCGGGAACGATCACCTACTACGGCGGCTACGAGGACCGCTCACTCGAGCCGCTCGAGACGCGGGCGGCGATCGAGACGGTCCACCGACTCGGCCGCCAGCTCCGGCGCAGAACCCTCCTCCCCGCGGCGGACGCAGCCGACCACGCTGACGAAGGCATCCACACGCCTGCTGGACGAAGCCCCAGCGCACTCTCGAGCGACACCGTCCGGTTTCCCGTCGAGACGCTCTCGGCCGTGACTCCGCTCCCGGTGGCAGTTCGCCACAGCTACACCGCGATGCGTACCCACGAGGAGTGTGCCAGGAAACACTACCTCGACCACGCCGTGGGTGCAGTCGACGATCCGATCACGAACGGCGGCGATCCGGGCGCGCGGATCGTCGGGACGATCTTCCACGACGTCGCCGAGGAGGCGTTTTACCGGGAGTACCGCACACGAGCAGCGTGGCGAGAGGCCGCGACCAGACACCTGACCGCCCGTGGTCACACCGCCTACCGCGAGCCAGTCCTCGACTGCGTCGGCCGCTACTTCGAGGCCTGCGCGCCGGGGATCGACGCGCCAGTCCACGAGTGGGAGCCCCTGGCCGCGGAACTCCCGTTCGTCCTCGACTCCCTCGAGGGCGTCGACGGCGAGGTCGTCGGCTCCATCGACTCGATCCGACGGACGCCCCGCGGCGAGCTCGTCGTCCTCGACTACAAGACGACGGCCAACCGGATCGATCCCGCCGACGCGACCCAGCTCCTGCTCTACGTCGAGGCCGCCGCGCGCCGGTTCGACGAACCGATCTCGAGCGCCGGCTACGTCTACGTCGGCGACGCCGGACCGCGGGTCGAGCTGCTGTCTCGCGAGGCGCTCCCCTCGTGGGGGTCGGCCCGCGAGACGCTCCTGGCTGTCGACGACCCGTCCTTCGAGGACGTCACCCCTGGTGATCACTGTCGGTACTGTCCGCACCGCTCGCTCGGCTGTGCGCCGGGCCCAGCGGCCGTCGAGGGCGCGACCCTCGACGACGACTGA
- a CDS encoding CBS domain-containing protein translates to MEDIFVGRLMSTDLHTASPDTLVEDAAQVLLENDVGSVLVVDDEGGLEGILTRTDFVEIVAKSQPKAQTTVSRYMTEDVITTDAGASIRDVADVMMEHGFHHVPVVDEDDRVVGMLTTTDLAAYLSHVQTPSPGGDA, encoded by the coding sequence ATGGAAGACATTTTTGTGGGACGGCTCATGTCCACGGACCTCCACACCGCATCGCCCGACACGCTCGTCGAGGACGCTGCACAGGTGCTGCTCGAGAACGACGTCGGCTCGGTGCTCGTCGTCGACGACGAGGGTGGGCTCGAGGGAATCCTCACGCGGACGGACTTTGTCGAAATCGTCGCGAAGAGCCAGCCGAAAGCCCAGACGACGGTCTCGCGGTACATGACTGAAGACGTGATCACGACGGATGCTGGGGCCTCGATCCGGGACGTCGCGGACGTGATGATGGAACACGGCTTCCACCACGTTCCCGTCGTCGACGAGGACGATCGCGTCGTCGGAATGCTCACGACGACGGATCTCGCGGCGTACCTCTCACACGTCCAGACGCCGAGCCCGGGCGGGGACGCGTAG
- the trpB gene encoding tryptophan synthase subunit beta translates to MSQGEFEGYGGRYVPEPLQDPLEQLANSYDEVSQTDEFQTEFRQLLEEYAGRPTPITHAKTLSERYGADIYLKREDLLHGGAHKINNVLGQGLLAKKAGRPRLIAETGAGQHGVATSMIGALLDLETEIYMGRKDVERQQMNVFRMRLLGATVNEVTRGGEGLADAVDAALEDFAQNVDHTHYLVGSVVGPDPFPRMVRDFQSVIGEEAREQFRARTGGLPDAAVACVGGGSNAIGLFHAFRDDDVALYGAEGGGKGADSSKHAAPLASGEDEVIHGMKTRVIDEDVEVHSVSAGLDYPGVGPEHAMFRAVGRCEYTGITDDEALAAFRELSEAEGIIPALESSHAVARAIQLAEEGEHETILVNLSGRGDKDMETAAEKFDLASQ, encoded by the coding sequence ATGTCCCAGGGAGAGTTCGAAGGCTACGGCGGGCGATACGTCCCCGAACCGTTGCAGGACCCACTCGAGCAACTGGCCAACTCCTACGACGAGGTGAGCCAAACTGACGAGTTCCAGACCGAGTTCCGACAGTTACTCGAGGAGTACGCCGGGCGGCCGACGCCGATCACCCACGCGAAGACGCTCAGCGAGCGCTACGGGGCGGACATCTACCTCAAACGCGAGGACTTACTCCACGGCGGCGCGCACAAGATCAACAACGTGCTCGGCCAGGGCCTGCTGGCGAAAAAGGCCGGCAGGCCCCGCCTGATCGCCGAAACCGGGGCGGGCCAGCACGGCGTCGCAACGTCGATGATCGGCGCGCTGCTCGACCTCGAGACGGAGATTTACATGGGGAGAAAGGACGTCGAACGCCAGCAGATGAACGTCTTCCGCATGCGGTTGCTGGGCGCGACGGTCAACGAGGTCACCCGCGGCGGAGAGGGGCTGGCCGACGCCGTCGACGCCGCCTTAGAGGACTTCGCTCAGAACGTCGATCACACCCACTATCTGGTGGGCAGCGTCGTCGGCCCGGACCCGTTCCCGCGGATGGTCCGGGACTTCCAGAGCGTCATCGGCGAGGAAGCCCGCGAGCAGTTCAGAGCGCGGACGGGCGGGTTGCCGGACGCGGCGGTCGCCTGCGTCGGCGGCGGCTCGAACGCCATCGGGCTGTTCCACGCCTTCCGCGACGACGACGTTGCCCTGTACGGTGCCGAGGGCGGCGGGAAGGGTGCAGACTCGAGCAAACACGCCGCCCCGCTCGCGAGCGGCGAGGACGAGGTCATCCACGGGATGAAGACGCGCGTGATCGACGAGGACGTCGAGGTCCACTCGGTGTCGGCAGGCCTCGACTACCCCGGCGTCGGACCCGAGCACGCCATGTTCCGCGCCGTCGGCCGCTGTGAGTACACCGGTATTACCGACGACGAGGCGCTTGCGGCGTTCCGTGAACTCTCCGAAGCCGAGGGGATCATCCCCGCCCTCGAGTCCAGCCACGCCGTCGCGCGAGCGATCCAGCTCGCCGAGGAAGGCGAACACGAGACGATTCTCGTGAACCTCTCCGGCCGGGGCGACAAGGACATGGAGACCGCAGCCGAGAAGTTCGACCTCGCCTCGCAGTGA
- a CDS encoding type IV pilin, whose amino-acid sequence MQVRRLPADDAVSPVVGVILLVGIVVASMAIISTMVLGTPFERTPDADLVYSEDDSGSDLEVTIAVASAEGLTEANTEIRVDGQTCDAWDGRDDIEAGDTVTVTRGGCGGISLEGETIQVIWSSGSQSALVDSYDVSG is encoded by the coding sequence ATGCAGGTACGCCGGCTCCCGGCTGACGACGCCGTGTCCCCCGTCGTGGGGGTTATCCTCCTCGTTGGAATTGTGGTCGCCTCGATGGCGATCATCTCGACTATGGTCCTCGGCACTCCGTTCGAGCGCACGCCGGACGCCGATCTGGTGTACAGCGAGGACGACAGTGGGAGCGATCTCGAGGTCACGATCGCCGTCGCCTCGGCAGAGGGGCTCACCGAAGCGAACACCGAAATCCGCGTCGACGGTCAGACCTGCGACGCCTGGGATGGGCGCGACGACATCGAGGCCGGCGACACTGTGACAGTTACTCGTGGCGGTTGTGGCGGAATCAGCCTGGAAGGGGAGACGATCCAGGTGATCTGGTCCAGCGGGTCACAGTCGGCGCTGGTCGATAGCTACGACGTGTCCGGCTAA
- a CDS encoding diacylglycerol/lipid kinase family protein: MDGQADERRTTRAGGVDRVLVCNPASGSGDHAEEIRARALEREFDVRETETAGDARRLAREAAADGASLVAVAGGDGTVNEVVHGLVDADALEAVDVAVIPTGTANLFARQLGIDDVDRGFDLLDQGRRRRIDVGFADDRPFVNTCLAGISAEANTSTPGELKRRLGPLAYVLTTLRLLPEYDGIPLRVTLEPGVPESETWRGDALLVLIGNAFRLPSVRRRDRPSTEDGLLEVTILEERPDPETLEEGRLSRLLEGDLTPVTRLEVSSLSIEGLEEEPVTFSLDGELVSATALEIDVRERCLSLYVESTTDAGELS; this comes from the coding sequence ATGGACGGTCAGGCGGACGAACGACGAACGACTCGTGCAGGCGGCGTCGACCGAGTGCTCGTCTGCAACCCCGCGAGCGGATCGGGCGACCACGCCGAGGAGATCCGCGCACGGGCGCTCGAGCGGGAGTTCGACGTCCGCGAAACCGAGACGGCGGGCGACGCCAGGCGACTCGCACGCGAGGCCGCGGCCGACGGCGCCTCACTGGTGGCCGTCGCTGGCGGCGACGGAACGGTCAACGAGGTCGTTCACGGACTCGTCGACGCGGACGCGCTCGAGGCGGTCGACGTCGCGGTGATCCCGACGGGTACCGCCAACCTCTTCGCGCGGCAGCTCGGGATCGACGACGTCGACCGAGGGTTCGACCTCCTCGACCAGGGACGTCGACGGCGCATCGACGTCGGGTTCGCAGACGATCGCCCGTTCGTGAACACCTGTCTGGCCGGCATCTCGGCCGAGGCGAACACGTCGACGCCGGGCGAGTTGAAACGCCGGCTGGGGCCGCTCGCGTACGTGTTGACGACGCTCCGGCTGCTCCCGGAGTACGACGGAATCCCGCTCCGAGTGACGCTCGAGCCCGGCGTGCCCGAAAGCGAGACGTGGCGTGGCGACGCCCTGCTCGTCCTGATCGGAAACGCGTTCCGGCTGCCGAGCGTCCGCCGCCGGGACCGGCCGAGTACCGAGGACGGCCTGCTCGAGGTGACGATCCTCGAGGAACGACCCGACCCCGAGACGCTCGAGGAGGGACGGCTGTCACGACTCCTCGAAGGCGACCTGACGCCTGTCACCCGACTCGAGGTGTCGTCGCTGTCGATCGAAGGACTCGAGGAAGAGCCGGTGACGTTCAGCCTCGACGGCGAACTGGTCTCGGCGACGGCACTCGAGATCGACGTCCGCGAACGGTGTCTGTCGCTGTACGTCGAGTCGACCACAGACGCCGGGGAGCTATCGTAG
- a CDS encoding proteasome assembly chaperone family protein — protein MAQENAAASFEQLCEVDADAPTLIEGLPGHGLVAAIAVDQLTEQLGLTHCGNIASEEFPPVVTFEDGLVQDLVRVYAGGDSGIMTLESDLALPQQAFEPLSRCVLEELADDFSRAIFLAGAPAESEDQIGEVTGVATTEAIRADLEEAGIDVPEETGLVGGVTGALVRRCYQHDVPAALLIVRAHPFLPDPRAAQSVIENALEPLVDFDIDTAPLEEQADEIQQRMHQIAEQYQQMAEGQQAQQQQQPPATGMFQ, from the coding sequence ATGGCCCAGGAGAACGCAGCCGCGTCGTTCGAACAGCTCTGTGAAGTCGACGCCGACGCCCCGACGCTCATCGAGGGCCTCCCCGGACACGGCCTGGTCGCGGCGATCGCCGTCGACCAGCTCACCGAACAGCTCGGGCTCACCCACTGTGGGAATATCGCGTCCGAGGAGTTTCCACCCGTCGTCACGTTCGAAGACGGACTCGTCCAGGACCTCGTGCGCGTCTACGCGGGAGGCGACTCGGGGATAATGACCCTCGAGAGCGATCTTGCCCTCCCACAGCAGGCGTTCGAACCGCTCTCCCGGTGCGTGCTCGAGGAACTCGCCGACGACTTCAGCCGAGCGATCTTCCTTGCAGGCGCGCCCGCCGAGTCCGAAGACCAGATCGGTGAGGTGACCGGCGTCGCGACGACCGAGGCGATCAGGGCAGACCTCGAGGAAGCCGGCATCGACGTGCCCGAGGAAACCGGACTCGTCGGCGGCGTCACCGGCGCACTCGTCAGGCGCTGTTACCAGCACGACGTCCCGGCGGCACTGTTGATCGTTCGCGCACACCCGTTCCTCCCCGACCCGCGGGCGGCCCAGTCGGTGATCGAGAACGCGCTGGAGCCGCTAGTCGACTTCGACATCGACACGGCGCCGCTCGAAGAACAGGCGGACGAGATCCAACAGCGGATGCACCAGATCGCCGAGCAGTACCAGCAGATGGCCGAAGGACAGCAGGCCCAACAACAGCAACAGCCGCCGGCGACGGGGATGTTCCAGTAA
- a CDS encoding redoxin domain-containing protein — MVRAGDPAPDFTVPKAGGEAYNDLEAFTLSDALGDGPIVLAFFPAAFTSGCTAEMCAFRDSMDAFEELDAQVYGVSVDLPFAQNVWIDDHELSFPMLSDWDHEVIHAYDVVLEDMYGSIEVAQRSVFVLDAEGTVTYRWVREGENPDFEAFVEEVREAVAAAR, encoded by the coding sequence ATGGTTCGAGCTGGCGATCCAGCACCCGACTTCACGGTACCGAAAGCGGGCGGTGAGGCGTACAACGACCTCGAGGCGTTCACCCTCTCCGACGCGCTCGGCGACGGTCCGATCGTCCTCGCCTTTTTCCCCGCGGCGTTCACGAGTGGCTGTACGGCGGAGATGTGCGCGTTTCGCGACTCGATGGACGCGTTCGAGGAACTCGACGCGCAGGTGTACGGCGTCAGCGTCGACCTGCCGTTCGCCCAGAACGTCTGGATCGACGACCACGAGCTTTCGTTCCCGATGCTCTCGGACTGGGACCACGAGGTGATCCACGCCTACGACGTCGTCCTCGAGGACATGTACGGCTCGATCGAGGTCGCCCAGCGGAGCGTCTTCGTCCTCGACGCCGAGGGGACGGTCACCTACCGCTGGGTTCGTGAGGGTGAGAACCCCGACTTCGAGGCGTTCGTCGAGGAGGTCCGGGAGGCCGTCGCGGCTGCGCGCTGA
- a CDS encoding HAD family hydrolase, protein MSPYDAIYFDLDSTLCEPIQGREQLLETTFERAGIEQFCTVGGLRVAAREVNDAETDEEFFEALFTEAARNADVDPTVAPDLAEAYLSTVDPARVRFRAGAEAALEVAREVAPIGLITNGTRETQTQKLEALEIVDDFDVSVFVDPRNGVPPKPHAKPFELALSGLGVEPENTVHIGDNLYADVAGANAMGMDSAWITLGYENSSEHEPTYELASLEEFDVVV, encoded by the coding sequence ATGTCTCCATATGACGCCATCTACTTCGATCTCGACAGTACCCTCTGCGAGCCGATCCAGGGTCGCGAGCAGCTGCTCGAGACGACGTTCGAGCGCGCCGGAATCGAGCAGTTCTGCACCGTCGGCGGCCTCCGGGTCGCCGCTCGAGAGGTGAACGACGCCGAAACCGACGAGGAGTTCTTCGAGGCGCTGTTCACCGAGGCCGCCCGCAACGCCGACGTCGATCCCACGGTCGCGCCCGACCTCGCCGAGGCGTACCTCTCGACGGTCGACCCGGCCCGCGTTCGGTTTCGCGCCGGTGCGGAGGCCGCCCTCGAGGTCGCCCGCGAGGTCGCCCCGATCGGCCTCATCACGAATGGCACCCGTGAGACACAGACCCAGAAACTCGAGGCGCTCGAGATCGTCGACGACTTCGACGTCTCCGTCTTCGTCGATCCTCGAAACGGCGTCCCGCCGAAGCCCCACGCCAAGCCGTTCGAACTGGCGCTCTCGGGACTCGGGGTCGAACCCGAGAACACGGTCCACATCGGCGACAACCTCTACGCCGACGTCGCCGGCGCGAACGCCATGGGGATGGACTCGGCCTGGATCACCCTCGGTTACGAGAACTCCTCCGAACACGAGCCGACGTACGAACTCGCCTCGCTCGAGGAGTTCGATGTCGTGGTCTGA
- a CDS encoding winged helix-turn-helix domain-containing protein, translating into MSRSDVSSDSDGLFECSDCLAPAEAFALIGNETRLAILEALWAAEERPVSFSDLRREVGMRDSAQFNYHLQKLSGHFVAQVEGGYDFKHAGEKVVRSVIAGSFNEHPTLEPFPVQGACYSCGGPLQAVYEDERLAIECTDCRAGHGEYSFPPGGLNDRTHEEVAEAFDHRVRHLHCLAADGVCPECGGRMETHVREEGECCLGVAVRLDHECQQCGHTLCSTASLRLLDHSETVSFHRERGVHLDERPYWTLPWCVSDEYARVLERDPYVLDVRIPLAGDELRVTLDDDLDVLETAVERS; encoded by the coding sequence ATGAGCAGATCCGACGTCTCGAGCGACTCGGACGGACTCTTCGAGTGCTCCGACTGTCTCGCTCCCGCCGAAGCGTTCGCGTTGATCGGCAACGAGACGCGGCTGGCGATCCTCGAGGCGCTGTGGGCGGCCGAGGAACGCCCCGTCTCGTTCTCCGACCTCCGTCGCGAGGTCGGGATGCGCGACTCCGCGCAGTTCAACTACCACCTCCAGAAGCTTTCGGGCCACTTCGTGGCCCAGGTCGAGGGCGGCTACGACTTCAAACACGCCGGGGAGAAGGTCGTCCGCTCGGTGATCGCCGGCTCGTTCAACGAGCATCCGACGCTCGAGCCTTTCCCCGTCCAGGGCGCGTGTTACTCCTGTGGGGGGCCGCTGCAGGCGGTCTACGAGGACGAGCGCCTCGCTATCGAGTGTACCGACTGCCGGGCCGGCCACGGCGAGTACTCGTTCCCACCCGGCGGGTTAAACGACCGCACGCACGAGGAGGTCGCCGAGGCGTTCGACCACCGAGTGCGCCACCTGCACTGTCTCGCCGCCGACGGCGTCTGTCCCGAGTGTGGCGGGCGCATGGAGACCCACGTCCGCGAGGAGGGCGAGTGTTGTCTCGGCGTCGCCGTCAGACTCGACCACGAGTGCCAACAGTGCGGACACACCCTCTGTTCGACCGCCAGCCTACGGCTGCTCGACCACTCCGAGACCGTGAGTTTTCACCGCGAGCGCGGCGTCCACCTCGACGAACGGCCCTACTGGACGCTCCCGTGGTGCGTCAGCGACGAATACGCGCGCGTGCTCGAGCGCGATCCGTACGTCCTCGACGTCCGCATCCCGCTCGCCGGTGACGAACTCCGCGTGACCCTCGACGACGACCTCGACGTCCTCGAGACGGCCGTCGAGCGGTCCTGA
- a CDS encoding translation initiation factor IF-2 subunit gamma — protein MAGTQQPEVNIGLVGHVDHGKTTLVQALSGSWTDQHSEEMKRGISIRLGYADAAFRRCPDVDEPECYTVEEECPDGSESEPLRTVSFVDAPGHETLMATMLSGAALMDGAVLVVSASESVPQPQTEEHLMALDIIGIENIVIAQNKVDLVDAETARENYEEIQAFVEGTVAEDAPVVPISAGQNVNIDLLIAAIEEHIPTPERDSDADPRMHVARSFDINKPGTTWENLHGGVLGGSLVEGQLEVGDDLEIRPGREVETGGQTQYEPIQTSVRSLQAGGEGVETATPGGLLGVGTALDPSLTKGDALAGRVAGPPGTLPPTWEEFTMDVDLLERVVGADGTTEVDEISTGEPLMMTVGTATTVGAVTSARADECEVRLKRPICAEPGAKIAINRRIGARWRLIGVGQLNE, from the coding sequence ATGGCAGGAACTCAACAACCGGAGGTGAACATCGGACTCGTCGGCCACGTCGACCACGGCAAGACGACGCTGGTCCAGGCACTGAGCGGTTCGTGGACAGACCAGCACTCAGAGGAGATGAAACGCGGTATCTCCATCAGGCTGGGCTATGCTGACGCAGCGTTCCGTCGCTGTCCCGACGTGGACGAGCCCGAGTGTTACACCGTCGAGGAGGAGTGTCCGGACGGTTCCGAAAGCGAACCGCTCCGAACCGTTTCGTTCGTCGACGCGCCGGGGCACGAGACCTTGATGGCGACGATGCTGTCGGGGGCTGCACTGATGGACGGCGCCGTGCTGGTCGTCAGCGCGAGCGAATCCGTTCCCCAGCCCCAGACCGAAGAGCACCTGATGGCGCTCGACATCATCGGCATCGAGAACATCGTCATCGCCCAGAACAAAGTCGACTTAGTCGACGCCGAGACGGCCCGGGAGAACTACGAAGAGATCCAGGCGTTCGTGGAGGGGACCGTCGCCGAAGACGCACCCGTCGTCCCGATCAGCGCGGGGCAGAACGTCAATATCGACCTGCTCATCGCGGCGATCGAAGAGCACATCCCGACCCCCGAGCGCGACTCAGACGCCGATCCACGGATGCACGTCGCCCGCAGCTTCGACATCAACAAGCCGGGCACCACGTGGGAGAACCTCCACGGCGGCGTCCTCGGCGGGAGCCTGGTCGAGGGCCAACTCGAGGTCGGCGACGACCTCGAGATCCGCCCCGGCCGTGAGGTCGAAACGGGTGGCCAGACCCAGTACGAGCCGATCCAGACGTCGGTTCGCTCGCTCCAGGCCGGCGGTGAAGGCGTCGAGACGGCCACGCCCGGCGGACTGCTGGGCGTTGGTACGGCGCTCGATCCATCACTCACGAAAGGTGACGCCCTCGCCGGCCGCGTGGCTGGCCCACCGGGAACGCTCCCCCCGACCTGGGAGGAGTTCACCATGGACGTCGACTTACTCGAACGCGTCGTCGGCGCTGACGGCACCACCGAGGTCGACGAGATCAGCACGGGCGAGCCGCTGATGATGACCGTCGGGACGGCGACGACCGTCGGCGCGGTGACGTCAGCACGTGCCGACGAGTGTGAGGTCCGGCTCAAACGCCCCATCTGTGCCGAGCCGGGCGCGAAGATCGCGATCAACCGCCGCATCGGCGCACGCTGGCGACTGATCGGCGTCGGACAGCTCAACGAATAG